In Eubalaena glacialis isolate mEubGla1 chromosome 3, mEubGla1.1.hap2.+ XY, whole genome shotgun sequence, the following are encoded in one genomic region:
- the LOC133088426 gene encoding renin receptor-like: MAVLVVLLSFLVAGVLGDEFSILRSPESVVFRDGNWPIPGERIPDVAALSMGFSVKEDLSWPGLAVGNLFHRPRATVMVTVKGVDKLALPPGSVISYPLENAVPFSLDSVANSIHSLFSEETPVVLQLAPSEERVYMVGKANSVFEDLSVTLRQLRNRLFQENSVLSSLPLNSLSRNNEVDLLFLSELQVLHDIASLLSRHKHLAKDHSPDLYSLELAGLDETGKRYGEDSEQFRDASKILVDALQKFADDMYSLYSGNAVVELVTVRSFDTSLARKTRTILEAKQATDPSSTYNLAYKYNFEYPVVFNMILWIMIALALAVIITSYNIWNMDPGYDSIIYRMTNQKIRMD, translated from the coding sequence ATGGCTGTGCTCGTCGTGCTCTTGTCCTTCTTGGTGGCGGGTGTCTTAGGGGACGAGTTTAGTATATTAAGATCACCAGAGTCTGTTGTTTTCCGGGATGGAAATTGGCCCATACCAGGAGAGCGAATCCCAGACGTGGCTGCATTGTCCATGGGCTTCTCTGTGAAAGAAGACCTTTCTTGGCCGGGACTTGCAGTGGGTAACCTATTCCACCGTCCTCGGGCTACCGTTATGGTGACGGTGAAGGGAGTGGACAAGCTTGCTCTACCCCCAGGCAGTGTCATTTCGTACCCTTTGGAAAATGCAGTTCCTTTTAGTCTTGACAGCGTTGCAAATTCCATTCACTCCTTATTTTCTGAAGAAACTCCTGTAGTTTTACAGTTGGCTCCCAGTGAGGAAAGAGTGTACATGGTGGGGAAGGCAAACTCGGTTTTTGAAGATCTCTCAGTAACGCTAAGACAGCTCCGCAATCGACTGTTTCAAGAAAACTCTGTTCTCAGTTCACTTCCCCTCAATTCTCTGAGCAGGAACAATGAAGTTgatctgctttttctttctgaacTGCAAGTGCTACATGATATTGCAAGTTTGTTGTCTCGACATAAGCATCTAGCCAAGGATCATTCTCCTGATTTATACTCACTGGAGCTGGCAGGTTTGGATGAAACTGGGAAACGTTACGGGGAAGACTCTGAGCAATTTAGAGATGCTTCTAAGATCCTTGTTGATGCTCTACAaaagtttgcagatgacatgtacAGTCTCTACAGTGGGAATGCAGTGGTAGAGTTAGTGACTGTCAGATCGTTCGACACATCCCTTGCGAGGAAGACTAGGACTATCCTTGAGGCAAAACAAGCGACGGACCCATCAAGTACCTATAACCTCGCATATAAGTATAATTTTGAATATCCAGTGGTTTTCAACATGATACTTTGGATAATGATCGCCTTGGCCTTGGCTGTGATTATCACCTCTTACAATATTTGGAACATGGATCCTGGATATGATAGCATCATTTATAGGATGACAAACCAGAAGATTCGAATGGATTGA